The genomic region TTGCTGAAATGGATGAAGAAGAAAAGAAAGAATTCCTTGAAATGGAAGGCGTTGACGAACCTGGTTTAAATCGTTTGATTCGTGCTTCATACAAGTTATTAGGATTAGAAACATTCTTCACAGCTGGGGGCAAAGAAACACGTGCTTGGACATTCAAGCGTGGTATGAAAGCACCAAAAGTTGCGGGAATCATTCACTCTGATTTTGAACGTGGATTTATTCGCGCTGAAACAGTTTCATTTGATGATTTGGATAAATATGGTAGTATGCAAGCTGTAAAAGAAGCAGGTAAGATGCGTCTTGAAGGTAAAGATTATGTGGTTCAAGACGGCGATATTATCGAATTTAGATTTAATGTCTAAAATAATATTTAACTACGCAATCTGAATATAGAAGGGAATTTAATACAGTGTCAGAAGATATTCGTCAAAAAAATCAAGCGGCAGCACGCAAACAAGCAGAAGTTCGTGAAAAAGAACGCCAAGAAAAAATTATTGAAATCAATAATCACTTTTCAGATTTAACTAAGCGAAATGCAGAATACATGATTAAGCTTACAAAAGCTTTAACAGATTTAGGTTATGATCCTGAAAAGCGTGCAACAGCTTTACATGAAGTTTATGAAGAATTAAAAGTAAAGCAAAAGCAAGGGATGACAGCGGTCAAGTTATATGGTCCAGTTTCTAAAAAAGCAGATGATATTATTAATGGGCCTAAGAAGATGAAAGCACAACAACCACCTAAATTCTGGGAAATGGCTTTAGATAATGGACTTTTGATGTTTGCAATGTTCTGTGCAATGTACGGTATTTTAGGTCTATTTTCAAAGACACCATCAGCTGATGCTGGTTGGATCACACTCTTCTCAACAGCTATTATTGCTGGTTTAGGTTTAGCTGGATTCTATAAAGTTATGGGAGATCGTAAAGCTAAGCACCGTATTTTACGCGGAATTGGTGCATTCTTGATGTTACTTGCCGTTTGGTTCTTAGCATTTGCATTGATTGCACGTATTCCAAGTCAAATCAACCAACCATTGAATCCAATTGTAGACTTCATTTTAGCAGCTGCTGGATTTGGAATTCGTTACGTATTAAAGAAGAAATTAGGTATTCGTTCTAACTAATCTTTGAAAAAGCACGACATTTGTCGTGCTTTTTTTGTTTAAAAATAAAGAAACTCTAAAGTATTCCTTTGAAAATTTCTAAGTAAAACATTTGCCTTTGTGTTTCATGATATGATGTGGATGAACACAAAAGTTATTGGTGTTTAGAGGGAAAGTAAGTATTAGTAGTTAAATAAAATTTATATCAAGAGAGGGACATAAATGAATAATAGATTCAAAGGTTTATTAATGAGTTCGGTTATCCTTGGCGGAACAGTTGCTTGTGCAGCCGTAGGAACTATTAAGCCAAAGGTTAAGGCGACAGGTGTTACAAATGTTCTTGCAGCAAAAGCATCATCAACTATGACAGTCGAAGATGCACAACAACAGTTAGAAAATGCAAAAACATCATTAACTGAAGCTCAAAATACATTGCAGTCATTAAATGACAAGGAAGATCAAATTAATGCTGAAAGAGTAGCATTAGAACAAAAACAAGAAGAATTGCAAAACCAAATGAATAGTGCATTGGATAGTAGTTCTGATTCATCTACAATTAGTTCAATACATGACCAACTTATAGCTGTTGGGACTCAGTTAACTAATAATTCAAAAGAACATAGTGATCTAGCAGATCAAATTAAAACTGCTGAGCAAAATGTTGCAAGTGCACAACAAGCAGTTAAAGAAGCACAACAAGCATATGATGATGCAGTAGCAGCTGCAAGCAGTTCATCATCAAGTGAAACAGAATCCACAAGTAGCTCATCAAATTCAGATAGCACAAGTTCATCTGCTAGTGATGACACAACAAGCTCATCAAGTAGTGAAGATACATCAAATGATGAAAGTTCAAGTAGCATAATCGATTCAAGTTCATCATCAGTTGAAAGTAGTTCAACATCTACAAGTAGTTCGAGCTCTGATGAAGTGTCAAGTTCATCAAGTAGCGTGACAAGCTCGTCATCAGCTACAAGTAGCTCTTCAACAGACCCAGTGGAACAAGCAAAGCAAAATTTGGATGCAGCAAATGAAAAATTAGCAACGGCAGAACAAAATTATAGTGATGCACAACAAGCATATGATGCTGCTAAAACTGCACATGAAAAGGCTTCAAATGATGTACTTAAAGCTGAAAATGATTTATCAGAATTAGAAAGTCAAAATCCACAAGATGCAGAAGCTATACAAAAAGCAAAAGAAGCTTTAGAACAAGCAGACCAAGCTTTTAGTGAAGCACAACAAAATTATGATAGAAAGAGCAGTGCATTAAGAAATGCTAAATCAGCTTTAGAACAAGCAAAGCAAGAACAAGCAGCAGCACAACAAGCATATGATGACGCAGTAGCG from Ligilactobacillus cholophilus harbors:
- a CDS encoding DUF1129 family protein; the encoded protein is MSEDIRQKNQAAARKQAEVREKERQEKIIEINNHFSDLTKRNAEYMIKLTKALTDLGYDPEKRATALHEVYEELKVKQKQGMTAVKLYGPVSKKADDIINGPKKMKAQQPPKFWEMALDNGLLMFAMFCAMYGILGLFSKTPSADAGWITLFSTAIIAGLGLAGFYKVMGDRKAKHRILRGIGAFLMLLAVWFLAFALIARIPSQINQPLNPIVDFILAAAGFGIRYVLKKKLGIRSN
- a CDS encoding LPXTG cell wall anchor domain-containing protein — encoded protein: MNNRFKGLLMSSVILGGTVACAAVGTIKPKVKATGVTNVLAAKASSTMTVEDAQQQLENAKTSLTEAQNTLQSLNDKEDQINAERVALEQKQEELQNQMNSALDSSSDSSTISSIHDQLIAVGTQLTNNSKEHSDLADQIKTAEQNVASAQQAVKEAQQAYDDAVAAASSSSSSETESTSSSSNSDSTSSSASDDTTSSSSSEDTSNDESSSSIIDSSSSSVESSSTSTSSSSSDEVSSSSSSVTSSSSATSSSSTDPVEQAKQNLDAANEKLATAEQNYSDAQQAYDAAKTAHEKASNDVLKAENDLSELESQNPQDAEAIQKAKEALEQADQAFSEAQQNYDRKSSALRNAKSALEQAKQEQAAAQQAYDDAVAAASSSSSSDTTSSSASDDTTSSSSSESTSDNESSSSIIDSSSSSSDNNTGSTSSSSNSDSTSSSASDDTTSSSSSESTSNDESSSSIIDSSSSSSDQTIGTTSSSSSNDQTNDTTSSSSSSEGPSSSSSSSEQPTGPSSSSSRPGSTSGDKENGGSHSNGSSISATSSSSSNTDTTQNTTSGSATTEGQTQQESTESTSSNNAVDSSEQSESNLPQTGETTNRGLLILGGAMALIAATFAGRLIWKKK